Proteins from a genomic interval of Candidatus Eisenbacteria bacterium:
- a CDS encoding PQQ-dependent sugar dehydrogenase yields MNRHFFAFALLLALAAPRAFAAPAVAPGFVVEDAIPGSHIEAPVALAFTPDGRLLVADVPGRVWVIENGVQLPTPMWAHENEVEINGDCGLLGMALDPAFATNRLIYLLYAVDPDSNGVDNDSVHFGRLVRYQVSATDPNRIDESTRTVLLGTGWADGVPNYSGTHSIGALQFGEDGTLLVSAGEGARYDLCDPGGLSAGLFAPGFAPTAWDRGAFRAQMLECPGGKILRLDPATGHGLPSNPFWDGDPNSVRSKVWTYGMRNPFRFRLRPGTGSADPAAGNPGTLYVGDVGWQRWEEVSVVTGGGANLGWPCREGPRETPEYPACAPSFGGCETAGPTLDPVLAFSHIWADSSAPVPLKGNAIASGPFYTHTQFPAAWRDRFVYGDFYRGWIEMARFDASDQFVGSELLASGMNGPVDFAIEPATGWLYVACIIDDHVRRIRWAPVAGIEPAAPRLALSPPSPNPMHGGTAFTLTLPGVSRVAFDVLDASGRRIRHAPETTCEAGSLRLSWDGLDSRGARVPPGLYFARVTAAGETLTRRVIALR; encoded by the coding sequence GTGAACCGACACTTCTTCGCGTTCGCACTGCTCCTCGCGCTCGCCGCGCCGCGCGCGTTCGCGGCTCCCGCGGTCGCGCCCGGCTTCGTCGTCGAGGACGCGATCCCCGGCTCGCACATCGAGGCGCCCGTGGCGCTCGCCTTCACGCCCGACGGCCGCCTGCTCGTCGCCGACGTGCCGGGGCGCGTGTGGGTGATCGAGAACGGCGTGCAGCTGCCGACGCCGATGTGGGCGCACGAGAACGAAGTCGAGATCAACGGCGACTGCGGCCTGCTCGGCATGGCCCTCGACCCCGCCTTCGCCACGAACCGGCTCATCTACCTGCTCTACGCCGTGGACCCGGACAGCAACGGCGTGGACAACGACAGCGTCCACTTCGGACGGCTCGTGCGCTATCAGGTGAGCGCGACCGACCCGAACCGGATCGACGAATCCACGCGCACGGTCCTGCTCGGCACCGGCTGGGCGGACGGCGTTCCCAACTACTCGGGCACCCACAGCATCGGCGCGCTGCAGTTCGGGGAGGACGGCACGCTGCTGGTGTCGGCGGGCGAGGGCGCGCGCTACGACCTGTGCGACCCGGGCGGACTGTCGGCGGGTCTGTTCGCGCCCGGCTTCGCGCCGACGGCGTGGGACCGCGGCGCGTTCCGCGCGCAGATGCTCGAGTGTCCGGGCGGCAAGATCCTGCGCCTCGATCCCGCGACCGGCCACGGCCTGCCGAGCAATCCGTTCTGGGACGGCGACCCGAACTCGGTGAGATCGAAAGTCTGGACCTACGGCATGCGCAATCCATTCCGCTTCCGCCTGCGCCCCGGCACGGGCTCGGCCGATCCCGCCGCCGGCAACCCGGGCACGCTCTACGTCGGCGACGTCGGCTGGCAGCGCTGGGAGGAAGTGAGCGTCGTCACGGGCGGCGGCGCGAACCTCGGCTGGCCATGCCGCGAGGGCCCGCGGGAGACGCCGGAGTATCCCGCCTGCGCGCCGTCGTTCGGCGGCTGCGAGACCGCCGGGCCGACCCTCGATCCGGTGCTGGCGTTCAGTCACATCTGGGCCGACTCGAGCGCGCCGGTGCCGCTCAAGGGCAACGCGATCGCGAGCGGCCCCTTCTACACGCACACGCAGTTCCCGGCCGCGTGGCGCGACCGGTTCGTTTACGGCGACTTCTACCGCGGCTGGATCGAGATGGCCCGGTTCGACGCGAGCGACCAGTTCGTCGGCAGCGAGCTACTCGCCAGCGGCATGAACGGCCCGGTGGACTTCGCGATCGAGCCGGCGACGGGCTGGCTCTACGTCGCGTGCATCATTGACGACCACGTGCGCCGCATCCGCTGGGCGCCGGTCGCCGGCATCGAGCCGGCCGCGCCACGCCTCGCGCTTTCGCCGCCTTCGCCGAATCCGATGCACGGCGGGACGGCGTTCACGCTCACGCTGCCCGGCGTCTCGCGCGTCGCCTTCGACGTGCTCGACGCTTCGGGCCGGCGCATCCGGCACGCACCCGAGACGACCTGCGAGGCCGGAAGCCTGCGCCTGTCGTGGGATGGACTCGACTCGCGGGGTGCGCGCGTCCCGCCCGGGCTCTACTTCGCGCGCGTCACCGCGGCCGGCGAAACGCTGACGCGGCGCGTGATCGCGCTGCGCTGA